One region of Wyeomyia smithii strain HCP4-BCI-WySm-NY-G18 chromosome 3, ASM2978416v1, whole genome shotgun sequence genomic DNA includes:
- the LOC129729369 gene encoding uncharacterized protein LOC129729369: MRTRIICAFLLGMCSVTSGEEINIESVSKISKNSDNSTRNIGSSKDTEVGRSSGGGRYQLPFGQLLTKPVRYKSSSYQDSYKTPKYIVYPSNSDSQLVNNNGLSNKDVAMDRFAPGEAYGGTIYKILKQKQQGYQYKKPDNPALDDSSSPAPPTAPSPPPLPPPPAMVPAPPTAAPPAPPIIVAPTPVPMSAPPTSAPVSPQDLNKFPPNSDTSYPSVMSKPPSYDSPITSYLPPGSKPMSSPSSNQYIPPPDLYNFPPNINSNYLPPPSSGPLKFNGYSSYLPPPAGQSDSGSAPSNSAPPSDNDDMIGTIQVGPDSQYLPPSPPTGMGMPMANIMPMPMQNPAPNMMSMSGPPAMPPGPPPMTPGPPPMVPGPPPMPSDHSFPFQFDPHHHHHHHDHYPEYFFDDHDHHHFHYDEIMTTTPAPPPPPPPPPPPPPPSPGTARVKNYSYYYISRTLWYVPLYFTLYFVFYVLILILRSIARHKVNIPNQWTGSRSLSALPHMTNAQMLDKVDTLTNFVMAQIDDFKQKYMG, from the exons ATGAGAACGAGAATAATTTGTGCATTTTTATTGGGAATGTGCTCTGTAACTAGCGGAGAGGAAATTAACATTGAGtcagtatcgaaaatttccaaaaacagtgaTAATTCAACCCGAAATATCGGAAG TTCAAAGGATACTGAAGTGGGGAGATCTTCCGGTGGAGGACGATATCAACTTCCATTTGGTCAACTTCTGACAAAACCGGTTAGATATAAAAGTTCTAGTTATCAAGATTCTTACAAGACACCGAAATATATCGTATATCCTAGTAATAGTGACAGTCAGTTAGTTAATAATAATGGACTATCAAATAAGG ATGTTGCAATGGATCGATTTGCTCCTGGCGAGGCATATGGTGGCacaatttacaaaattttaaaacaaaaacaacaaggATATCAGTACAAAAAACCGGATA ATCCTGCTCTAGATGATTCGTCATCTCCAGCACCACCTACAGCACCATCGCCTCCTCCTCTTCCACCGCCTCCAGCAATGGTACCTGCTCCACCGACAGCGGCTCCTCCCGCACCACCTATAATAGTAGCACCCACTCCTGTTCCAATGAGTGCGCCACCCACTTCGGCACCAGTTTCACCACAAGATCTAAATAAATTTCCTCCAAACAGTGACACCAGTTACCCTTCTGTTATGAGCAAACCACCAAGCTACGACAGTCCAATAACTAGCTACCTTCCACCAGGTTCCAAACCCATGTCGAGTCCTTCGTCGAACCAATACATCCCTCCTCCCGATCTGTACAACTTTCCTCCAAACATCAACTCAAACTATCTTCCTCCTCCGTCGAGTGGACCATTAAAATTCAACGGATACTCAAGCTATTTGCCTCCTCCAGCAGGCCAATCAGATTCTGGTTCAGCGCCATCCAATTCAGCCCCACCGTCGGACAATGACGACATGATCGGAACTATTCAGGTGGGCCCGGATAGTCAGTACCTACCACCGAGTCCCCCCACCGGGATGGGCATGCCAATGGCAAACATTATGCCGATGCCAATGCAGAATCCCGCACCAAATATGATGAGTATGAGTGGCCCTCCAGCTATGCCTCCCGGTCCTCCTCCCATGACTCCCGGTCCTCCACCAATGGTTCCGGGTCCTCCACCAATGCCATCCGACCATTCCTTTCCTTTCCAATTCGATCCCcaccaccatcatcatcatcatgatCACTATCCCGAGTACTTTTTCGATGATCACGATCACCATCACTTCCACTATGACGAGATTATGACGACAACGCCAGCACCGCCACCACCTCCACCGCCACCACCGccgccaccaccaccatcaCCTGGCACCGCACGTGTCAAAAACTACAGTTACTACTACATCAGTCGTACGCTGTGGTATGTCCCACTCTACTTTACCCTTTACTTTGTCTTCTATGTCCTGATCTTGATTCTCCGATCCATCGCACGACACAAG GTCAACATTCCAAACCAATGGACTGGCTCGAGATCGTTGAGTGCTTTGCCTCATATGACGAATGCACAAATGTTAGATAAAGTTGATActttaacaaattttgttatggcACAGATTGACGATTTCAAGCAAAAATATATGGGATGA